The Desulfuromonas versatilis genome has a segment encoding these proteins:
- a CDS encoding ArsJ-associated glyceraldehyde-3-phosphate dehydrogenase: protein MSIRIGINGFGRMGRLALRAAWDWPEFEIVHINEIKGGAECAAHLLEFDSVHGRWNRRIEHDDRSVFIDGKRIGFSEYKTPGEVPWNELGIDIVIEASGKFRTTELLQPYYDRGVKKVIVAAPVKQGALNIVMGVNDHLYNPAEHHLLTAASCTTNCLAPVVKVLHEKIGIEHGVITTIHDATNTQVVIDAPHKDLRRARAASMSLIPTTTGSATAITLIYPELKGKLNGHAVRVPLLTGSITDAVFEMQRAVTAEEVNALFHEAADTYLQGILGIEERPLVSIDFKSDPRSAIVDAPSTMVVDGTQLKVFIWYDNEMGYANRMMELAKKVADGL from the coding sequence ATGAGCATCCGCATCGGCATCAACGGCTTCGGACGCATGGGACGGCTTGCGCTGCGCGCCGCCTGGGACTGGCCGGAGTTTGAGATCGTCCATATCAACGAGATTAAGGGGGGAGCCGAGTGCGCCGCCCATTTGCTGGAATTCGACTCGGTGCACGGACGTTGGAATCGAAGAATCGAACACGATGACCGATCGGTGTTCATCGATGGCAAGCGAATCGGCTTCAGTGAATACAAAACGCCCGGCGAAGTTCCCTGGAACGAACTGGGGATCGACATCGTCATCGAAGCCTCCGGGAAATTCCGCACCACCGAGCTGCTGCAGCCCTATTACGATCGCGGGGTGAAAAAGGTGATCGTCGCCGCACCCGTCAAGCAGGGGGCGCTGAACATCGTCATGGGGGTCAACGACCACCTCTACAATCCGGCCGAGCACCACCTGCTCACCGCCGCCAGTTGTACTACCAACTGCCTGGCCCCGGTGGTCAAGGTGCTGCACGAGAAGATCGGCATTGAGCACGGCGTGATCACCACCATCCACGACGCCACCAACACCCAGGTGGTGATCGACGCCCCCCACAAGGACCTGCGCCGGGCCAGGGCGGCAAGCATGTCGCTGATCCCCACCACCACCGGCAGTGCTACCGCCATCACCCTGATCTACCCCGAGCTCAAGGGCAAACTCAACGGCCACGCCGTGCGCGTACCGCTGTTGACCGGCTCGATCACTGATGCCGTGTTCGAGATGCAGCGCGCAGTCACAGCCGAAGAGGTCAACGCCCTGTTCCACGAGGCGGCCGACACCTATCTGCAGGGGATCCTCGGCATCGAGGAGCGTCCGCTGGTCTCCATCGACTTCAAGAGCGACCCCAGATCCGCCATCGTCGACGCCCCCAGCACCATGGTCGTCGACGGCACCCAGCTCAAGGTCTTCATCTGGTACGACAACGAGATGGGCTACGCCAACCGCATGATGGAGCTGGCAAAGAAAGTGGCGGACGGGCTGTAG
- a CDS encoding sensor histidine kinase, which produces MPLKPSFFWGLRARFMLLAVALTCLFSSAWGIWTWQREKAQLRQNLSSQGVLLVSSMAIPIINALLYEELGIVEEGGLLDNFVTDIMANDQLCPLYAMVLDQDGRVLAHNRLSEYGSLYQDPLTRSALSAAGVVEGETLVDNQPAIDFAAPLAIGTKRWGCLRVGVSLAPLEATMASLKKGLLGFAGVFSAMALLLFYLVARRLSAPLVVLSRQMEAVQEGLRPTAPSAIRSDEIGQLQSSFFRMVDRLQKSERERQISQQRMLENEKLATIGMIVSGVAHEVNNPLAGILGALYHLERKGGAESGKYVSLISGEVERIRRIVGQLLDLSRSGAVESREMKSQAFFAGISLLAKMALKGRKVRLECKDLCTPKALWVDADKVNQVVLNLVLNAADASPENGLITLQAYDFDDNYCIRVDDSGPGVPPHLRKRIFEPFFTTKEPGRGSGLGLAICRNIAERHGGSLELDSSRNKGSGIIFRIPIAKPKNRKGATK; this is translated from the coding sequence ATGCCATTGAAACCCTCTTTTTTCTGGGGGCTTCGGGCCCGCTTCATGCTTCTGGCGGTGGCTCTGACCTGCCTGTTTTCCTCGGCCTGGGGGATCTGGACATGGCAGCGGGAAAAGGCACAGTTGCGGCAGAACCTATCCAGTCAGGGGGTTCTGCTGGTTTCCTCCATGGCCATTCCCATCATCAACGCCCTGCTTTATGAAGAACTGGGGATCGTTGAAGAAGGGGGCCTGCTCGACAATTTCGTCACCGATATCATGGCCAATGACCAGCTGTGTCCGCTCTACGCCATGGTTCTGGATCAGGACGGCAGGGTGCTGGCCCACAATCGTCTCTCCGAATACGGCTCGCTTTACCAGGACCCCCTGACCCGTTCCGCCTTGTCGGCGGCAGGGGTCGTGGAGGGGGAGACGTTGGTCGATAACCAGCCGGCCATCGATTTTGCCGCCCCCTTGGCGATTGGAACGAAGCGCTGGGGGTGTCTGCGGGTCGGCGTTTCCCTGGCCCCCCTCGAAGCGACCATGGCCAGCCTGAAGAAGGGCCTCCTCGGGTTTGCCGGCGTTTTTTCGGCCATGGCTCTGCTGCTCTTCTACCTGGTGGCTCGAAGACTGTCGGCGCCCCTGGTCGTGCTTTCCCGGCAAATGGAGGCGGTGCAGGAAGGTCTACGCCCTACTGCACCTTCCGCCATTCGCAGTGATGAAATCGGGCAGTTGCAGAGCAGCTTCTTCCGCATGGTGGATCGGCTCCAGAAAAGCGAGAGGGAGCGGCAGATTTCGCAGCAACGGATGCTGGAAAACGAAAAACTTGCCACGATCGGCATGATCGTTTCGGGTGTCGCGCACGAGGTCAACAATCCCCTGGCCGGCATTCTAGGGGCGCTCTATCACTTGGAACGCAAGGGGGGAGCGGAGTCCGGCAAGTATGTCTCCCTGATTTCCGGAGAAGTCGAGCGGATAAGGAGGATTGTCGGCCAATTGCTGGATCTGTCGCGCTCTGGGGCTGTAGAATCGAGGGAGATGAAAAGTCAGGCTTTTTTCGCCGGCATTTCCCTGCTGGCGAAGATGGCCTTAAAGGGGCGCAAGGTTCGCCTGGAGTGCAAGGACCTTTGCACGCCCAAAGCCCTGTGGGTCGATGCCGACAAGGTCAATCAGGTGGTTCTGAACCTGGTGCTGAATGCGGCCGACGCTTCTCCTGAAAATGGCCTGATCACGCTGCAGGCCTACGATTTTGATGACAATTACTGCATCCGGGTGGACGATTCGGGCCCCGGCGTCCCCCCTCACCTTCGAAAACGCATCTTTGAGCCGTTTTTCACCACCAAGGAGCCGGGGCGTGGCTCCGGCCTCGGTCTGGCTATCTGTCGCAACATCGCCGAGCGGCATGGGGGGAGTCTGGAACTGGATTCGAGCCGGAACAAGGGGAGTGGTATTATTTTCCGAATTCCCATAGCCAAACCGAAAAACCGAAAAGGGGCGACGAAATGA
- the phnD gene encoding phosphate/phosphite/phosphonate ABC transporter substrate-binding protein encodes MKRSLLVFLIAVLLLPATALPGRATEKVEKPVVHFGVIPRYNPMVMYRNYQPIMDYLSEHTPFRFELKLSRSYADAIRMLREGQTQVASLGDVTFAEAFREFGVIPLVKPLNNLGEAFYQSIIIVRQDSPIQTLEDLKGHTFAFGNIHSTSGNLIPRHYLFRRGISLFDLESFENLDTHDKVVKAVLKGKVAAGAVKDVVAYQYQFHGLRFLANIGPIPSVPIVVRHDTPPAVVEALRTALLAINRKSPEQIKEMRGWDPEFRNGFTEAQTSDYRIIFEMLDSIDEGCGARCH; translated from the coding sequence ATGAAAAGATCTCTTCTGGTTTTTCTGATCGCAGTTCTTCTTCTCCCGGCAACCGCTTTGCCCGGCCGGGCTACTGAGAAGGTGGAAAAGCCCGTCGTTCATTTCGGCGTCATCCCCCGTTACAACCCCATGGTCATGTACCGCAACTATCAGCCGATCATGGACTATCTTTCGGAGCATACGCCGTTTCGTTTTGAATTGAAGCTCTCCCGCAGCTATGCCGATGCGATCCGCATGCTGCGGGAAGGCCAAACCCAGGTGGCCTCGCTGGGCGATGTCACCTTCGCCGAGGCGTTTCGCGAATTCGGCGTCATTCCTCTGGTCAAACCCCTGAACAACCTGGGAGAGGCCTTTTACCAGAGCATCATCATTGTGCGCCAGGACAGCCCGATCCAAACGCTGGAAGACCTCAAAGGGCACACCTTCGCCTTCGGCAACATCCACTCCACCTCGGGAAACCTCATTCCCCGCCATTATCTTTTCCGCCGCGGGATCTCGCTTTTCGATCTGGAATCCTTCGAGAACCTGGATACCCACGACAAGGTGGTCAAGGCCGTACTTAAAGGGAAGGTGGCCGCCGGTGCGGTCAAGGATGTGGTGGCTTACCAGTACCAGTTCCATGGTTTGCGGTTTCTGGCCAACATCGGCCCTATTCCGAGCGTTCCCATTGTGGTCCGGCATGACACGCCTCCGGCCGTGGTCGAGGCATTGAGGACAGCCCTGCTGGCGATCAACCGGAAGAGTCCCGAGCAGATCAAAGAGATGCGGGGATGGGATCCCGAGTTCCGCAACGGGTTTACCGAGGCCCAAACCAGCGATTACCGGATCATCTTTGAAATGCTTGACAGCATCGACGAAGGGTGCGGAGCCAGATGCCATTGA
- a CDS encoding ArsR/SmtB family transcription factor: MKKTAHLFKALSDETRLRILALLSAGELCVCDLVSILELPQSTVSRHLAYLRNAGLVSDRRQGVWMYYRFAQPAGPLHKDLLELLQHRLSELPLARQDALALEQLINQKGTAACR; encoded by the coding sequence ATGAAGAAGACGGCACATTTGTTCAAGGCACTTTCCGACGAAACCCGGTTGAGGATCCTTGCTCTTTTGAGCGCGGGTGAACTCTGTGTCTGCGACCTGGTGAGCATCCTCGAATTGCCCCAGTCCACCGTGTCCAGACATCTGGCCTACCTGCGCAACGCCGGCTTGGTCAGCGACCGCCGTCAGGGGGTGTGGATGTATTACCGGTTCGCTCAGCCCGCAGGCCCCCTGCACAAGGATCTGCTGGAGCTTCTGCAACATCGCCTCAGCGAGCTGCCCCTGGCGCGCCAAGACGCTTTGGCACTGGAACAACTGATTAACCAGAAAGGCACTGCGGCCTGCCGCTGA